A stretch of DNA from Kwoniella mangroviensis CBS 8507 chromosome 1 map unlocalized Ctg01, whole genome shotgun sequence:
CCGGATACCTACCTACACCCTCaccatcgccttcacctACCAAGCTACCGAAATCGAATTTCAGAGGCCATGTCATTCCTGGTCATTCAGCGCTTGGGATAGGTAAATTCTACTAATCATCACGCACCCCGCGAAAGTCAGTTTCCGTTCATGATAATGATCCGCTCGCCAATTCTTTCTCGGTTGCCTAATTTTGGTACCACCATTCTGGCTGGTTGTTACCTTATTTCATTGTATAATTTGCACTTTGCTGTAATTAGTCAATTCTTTTTCTGTCATTATCGAATTAGCAACACATTTTGATGGAACTGCCTAGTAGAAgtttatatatgtatattagCTTGTATATTATCATATCAAGTCAAAAACGTGAGATGGGATCAATTTATGGGGAAAGTCAACGATCACCGTAATGATGGATATTCACGAATCTCTGGAAAAGCGCGAGATGATAAAGTAAAATAGTGCGGTAGATGCTTCTGGGATGACTTTGTATAATATATTCatagatgaacatgaagtTGTGTATACACCTCCGTACCATAAACCCAAGATCATGAGTGATCTTGTGAGTCTGCTCTCAATGCGCAAGAGATATAAAGACGCGACGATATCAATGATTAGTAGCGAGTGAAGAACTGAATGAGTCGTATTGTGCAAACGAGCGATGGTTATAAATGAGAATGAACACATACAAAAGCAATGATGAGACTCTATGTAACTATATACTGAATATCTGAGTGATCTGAGTGATCGGAGAATCACTATTTTGCATGGACAAATTGTCCGTCCTACCCCTTCGATCCAATGAACATTCTACCATaaatggatgatttggggAAAGCGAATTGACCTAGAAATCGTCTGCGATGGACAATTTGACTTGTTCACCGGGTTTGAAAGGTGGTAGACCTATCGAAATTCCAAAAAGAAAACGTATCAGCAtgtcttctctttccaactCGACTCGCAAGCatgatagatagatgattaTTCTTGATgtatgactcaccaagatAAGGACAACTCGAACACCTAAACGCATCACCCAGATAACAACTCCCACAACTACTAGTTTTCTTTGCTTCAGCTCTTTTCTCAGTTGGCCAAACGCCTTCTACACCTATCGTAGCGGTCTTAAGtatatcaggtatatcatcatcgccctctaagaagaaggattttTGAGCTTCTCTGATTGCATTTTGAGtttgagcttcttcctcgtcttccaACTCTTTTAATCCACAAGTACAATCTTTACATGCTCTTCTCCTTTTAACTTTCTTACCATCGCTCTCTGGGAATATACATTCCGGACGCTGTTTGTCCTCGGGGGTTAAAAGTGATTTACCACCGTCTTCTAATAGGGGTGAGTCTAGGGCCCATAATGCAGCTTTACGAGCTTTGTCTCCTGATCGCTTTAATGTCAATGGTCTGGCTCCTCCAGCTGCTCCTATTGAGAAAGGAGCAGGAACAGACGTGGGGGTTGgtagagaggatgaagatggagatgtataggcgatgatggatgatgaaggtgtaggtAATAATGGGGTGAACGATTTGGAGGCGAGAGAAGAGTGTAAGGAAGTCAAGTCGGATTCGGTGTGAGTTGATGGAATGTGGATGAACAGTTGGGTCGaaggtgggatggaagatagtAAGTTGGAAGGGATTGGTAGGGGTAGTATAAGGTGGATAGTGAGAGGTGGTGATGGGAGGGTAGTAGCTGTTTATATAAAATGAGAATCAGCTCAGTAATCTTGAAGTGGGGTAATTCCAATCGTAAGGAGTAGTAGGGATGACTTTCTCACCATTATCCAATATACGATCAACCATCTCTCCCTGTACGTTCCCACCTTGATTCTTCAATTGCGTCAAGACATTCTGATACTCCTCTATCCTCTCCATGGAGCCTACCACGACCtgagtggaggtggtggtagaggaagaagcagtgGCAAAACCGTTAACAGCGGTCATTTTGATACTGGTTTCGTTGGTGTTGGATATCTGCTATGTGTTCTTCGTTATTGAGTGTTATGATAAAAATGTTTCTGATGACTGGGAATGTACAATTGCAAAGCAGTGATAAAATATAGCGTTATGGGGTCTGATTACTAAGTGGAGGAATTGGGATATTATGACAAAAGTAGGAAGGAGCCAGACCGCAGAGCaaaaagctgactcactcaAAATAAACTCCTTCGGGTTTGCTGAGCCATCAACTGTTTACGTAACTACACAaatgatcaccatcactcaaaTTGCTTCCGCGTTATTGGTTTGGATTGGTAAGTGTGGCACATCTTGGGAGAGAGCTCTAACGACAAGAAACAGCATCGTGGGAAAGTAAGAGGAACCGACTACTCGACCGACTACTCGTATGGATCTGTTGGATCTCAAACTCATTTCCAGACTAAATCGTCGAATGACTTCATTCCCCACGATACTCgtatcatcacatcacatcacatcacatccgTAATCTGATAAACGAAGTGAACTGCGCGACGAAGCGAATCCACGTCAACTTGCAGATTGATTCATGCATCAACGCGTTTTCAATTGATCATGGGAATGGATCACTAAAATCAAATGGACTTGACGTGGATCGGGGTTTTGGAAGGCGACTAGATTACTAGACTCCAATCACGCCTTTTATAGGATTTTAGACGTCCGGATGATCCGTTCCATTCCGATGAAATCGTATCATCCTATTGCGATACCATCAATCCAGCAATTCATGTCGCTTGGGAAGcaattgttgatgatcactGACCAGATGAACATTGCATGCATAACGTCATTGATCATGTGGAGACATGTATGCATGTGAGCGATGGTGCTCCGTTGTGTATGCGTTTGACTACAGTGTAATACAGAATTGAGCTCCTCCCACCACAACCGCATTTAGATGCAGGGGTTCCCCGCAATCGGATTTCGTGCAAATTCGGGGACTTTCGCGGGTGCAGTCCTGCCTTTTAACAATTCTCGATCAACTCCTTAGTCTTATCACCCCGTATGAGGAGTGAAAGCTGTGAGTAATAAGGGGGAATTTCGACGTGTTGTTTTTGGATCACTTGCCTGATTCGGGGCATCCCGCGGATTATCCATGATGAGACGACGAGTGGGCCGGGATTCTGACCCCGAGAGAAACCGAGAAGCCGACTAATGTAGATATGGTGTACACTCACTATAATGCATTGCATTTCTGAGCACCTCATCTCGCATCAAAAGACCCCAGAGGTTCATGGGTCATATATAAAGGAAAATGAGGACAATAGAATGAACAATTTTCTTCTATTCTATTCACTCCAGTTTGAAACGCAatcaacatacatacatattcACTTGtataagaagaagataatcaTCCAATAACACCCAAACCAGCCCCAGCACTCATATTTCTTCATCGCAAAcacctcattctcaatctcaatcaaaCAACCAAACaatctatcaatcaatcaatcacaacctTCGCTCTTGACGGTTGAATCTCATCACTCAAACAAACAACACTCAAACTTTATTAATCAATATGACCTCTCTCGCCAGACCCAtcaatttcccttcttcccgCCCTTCCTTCCAGAGGGCCGGATCAACTGATATaccctcaccatcctcatcacccaaatcGTCTTCTCTCGAATTGGGTACTTCGCCAAGCCAACAACACCCCTGTCCTCATTTGAACCAGTTCGTTCAGTCGTTGGTGAAAGCTTATTGGGGTCCTAATACAAATACGAGTACGAACAGTTCTACCAGGCGTTAGATCCATTCAACCATTCGCTCACTCGTCATACTCCCATCATGtaacatcatcttcgttgtATATATTCCCTTCCCTGGATACGGTCCTACCAAAAcattcaacaatcatcatataaTCAGTCCAAGAACCCACGCAGATAACTTCAGTCGAATTCTTTCCCCCTTATCCCTATCTTCATATCTTACCAGCACGCTCAACAACATCTCCCATCTGGTTTCTAATGTAAGTTGACGCAAACGCAGATACCGTtaaagaaagaggatgaataggcaagaagaaggttcgAAGGTGGAAGGTTATCGTAGTTTCTGTCTATCTCCAGTACCATGTTGATACTATATACTTCTCGGCTTTTTGTACGTAACCAGTCAACATCGAATATCGATTGAATATGCATTTTAAACATGAAAGTATTCTCATTGCTGCAGCACATGTCAATGGCTCATCgcatcgatatcatcgtctCATACAGTGAGCCTGAAAAGTGCACACCTATCTGCCAAAACGGTCCAGACCGAGAAGTTGACGATTAAGGGTAACCCTAAAACTAGAAACTAGCTGATCGCCCTTCTTTCCGTTGTTTTGGTCTTGGTGTTTTTCGTGTTGTTCTTGTTTATCGTTGTTTTCCTCATTCACTAAACATAACAAAATATACACGTCAAGCTTACTGACCATTCGTGTATATCAACATCGCCTGTATGTCTTACTGATGTAGTCTGCTGCACGAAGCAGAACATACAAGAAGGAAGTCCCTTGTCAAGCCGATTTGTCGATACTCTCTCCGTGCAGTGCATGTGGAGGATGAGCGAGGATCTGTGCTTTTGAgattcaccatcaccatcatcgtatacACTGCTATGACCGATCAGAAATCACGCATAGAAAAGAAGCTAATGCACTTCGTGACCCCTTGACTGATTTCTCGTGCTTTCGTGCGTTGTCAAGGTGAGGTATCCGGGTCCTCCCTCGTTGACGGTTGATGGCCAGACCAAGTCACACCGGCGGTAAGGCAAATGTCGTCATGcgatatcttccctcttcctcctgaTCTTGGATGATGGAAGAGATACCGCATTTGGGGCACCAGGAGATAAACATAAAATGCACTATTCGATGCACGTCCCTCGCACCTACAACAGATCATAAAATTTTTACAAGGACAGAAAACAGAAAATATCTCAATCTGGTGAAAAGATTGGATCTGGAAGACACGTCACTAGCTAacttcctcaccatcacaacGTTTTTTGTCTCCTTCTCACTAACACTTATATTGCTATCCTCGCCACTGACATTGAGGTTTTatcccattccattcaaTCTTTTGAATCTTTACATctactttctttcttctttatcAATCGGTGACTCGTCTTCCTTTGAACGtctatcatctttccatcaacCCAGCCCTTCTTCCTGATATCCTTTCaatcattgatcattgatcagtcATATTCCATCAAGCCTTTAAAGGACCTATTTAACctattggaaggtgataaaACTCTCCGTATCCGTTCACCgttcccatcatcatcaaagaggGTTATAAACCCATCCTTTCCTACCATCCTGGTGAGTCagaccatctccatcttaCTACTACTCATCATCACGCTATGCACTATCGTCGATGTTCCCACTGCAGGATGGACATTTGTTGTTTaactgattttgatcttgttttCTATGTATGCCATTTGTGAATGTGAAACGCATTgttctcactctcacttaAAAAATTCCCCTTACTGTGCTGTCTTACCCACACAATAAAAACACCAAAAAACACATCATATACAAAATGTCCGCGGCTGTGTCTTCCTtcacttctcatccctctgaCTCGCCTTTCAACAgagtatacatacatacattggAATACACCATACATAAAAGTACTTTTCTATATCGTTCAAAGTGAGCAACGATACATACAGATAAGTACATCGTCAAGTTGGTTTATTTAGTTAGATTGAGTCCGACCTTTGAGAAGTGAGTTGACGGATtcagaaaaagaaaaacatTAATATACTCTACCTTTCAAGGAATATCTCTTCTAATTGTgacactcttcttcaacttctcatcTCACTCATATCCCTTTCAAAACATTTCAAAGTCACTTTGAACATACGCTCACCGCAAAGTTTCTACGGAAATAGAAATACCAATCTACCTACTTCTTGCTCTGCTCCAGCCTCTTGGGCGACCCCTGAACAACGACATTCCTCGACCTTCTCCTACCCGCCGCGGTCACCAGAATCTCAATCAGGTCAAGCGGAACCGCTCACTCTCTCGATCCCATCCACGCCTTGAATCAGCGAGCCATCCTTCTTGCTGTACATTGGCGGAAGTGCGACTACGTGGCTTTACGATTCCGTCTGTGGCGACGACAGGTAAGGCAAACCTTATTCCttctcaaaggtgagctgtgATTTCTTCCTCCCACTGTTACGGTTAATGTTCGGATGCATTTCCTTCTATGATTCCCTTGTTATATTTCACTACTATCCAAGTGTATCTTCCAACCCCATATTCAAAGGTATCTGGGGCGGTTGAAATGTTTATCATGGTCCTTTGCCTGATTGCCTTTGGGTTATCTCATCAACTCCTTTCTGATGTTTCTGATTTCCTTCCGAGACGATCTCATGATCATGTCATTATCTCTCATCATATCGTAAATCAGGATCACATGCTGACGCCACTATCTATGCTTGTAATCATACGCTCCCACTCATCCACTCCTTTGACAATTCGATCGTCATATCCCTTGCCGCTTTCCCCTTGTAACGACACTACACTCAACAATCTATTCTTGAATCGATATCCTTCAACGGACCGCTATCCTGCTCAATTTCTTGGTCTGCTCGGTAATGTCCTTTCCCGATGTAATGTTCGttctcacatctcatctccctcaccCATTGCGTCAATTATTCAACAATCCGCCACTCTCTTCCTTTGTTCTCTCACAGCCTTCACTCGtcctcatcccttccacTGACGCTGGCGCAAGACCTGAAAGCGatttgagtgagtgaatgcAGTCCTTCCTTCAGTCCCATCAGTGTTCGAAGGGGGTGGCTAAGATATCAGATTGACCGGATCGAGTCGAGCTGACGTAGTTGGATTTTTCTTCGCTCTCTGCACATCGACATCACGCCACCTCAACGCCATTTATACTCTCATGTCCTTTTAACGGACCACATTCACCCCCCTTcacttctctttttctctacacctttctttcttcacactTGACCTTTTATcctttcatcaaccatctACGGTACTCCTTGCAGCTCTTCTATCAAACTTTACTTTATCTCTTACCAAATTTCTCAAAACTTCTTGCTTCTGTCCTCCTCCAAGTGAGCCTTGCTTCGAGTAAAACATCTGGTCACGATGGCTTCGTCCTTGCTCCAGCTCTCTTTCGATGCGAATCGACCTCAAACCCATCAAGGGATTATCCCATCTCCTGCTGTATCACCTCGAATTCAAAGACCAGCTTCCCAAACTTCTCTCCATATTGCTCCAAGCAGCAACTACTCGCCCAATCCTGGTCATGATCAATCCCCTCACCCCATGTCTGCCTACCCTAACCAGGCGTACAGACACTACCAACCTACTTCAATGTCCCTGCCTGCCCCAGGTAGCTTCCTCCAAGGTTTTTACCCCAGCACCGCTCCTCCTGTTCCGTTCTACCCAGGTGCTGCTCCGATCTACGATTCGAGAGGCTCCCAACCGATGATCCGAACGGTCAGTCATGCCCACCCTATGAACTCAGCTACCGAAGCTACCGTATCGTCTCGATACTCTTCGTCACCTCATTCAGCTACTGGACCTCCTCCTTTCGATGGTCCACCCACTGCTTCCGGACAACAAACGAATCCGTACAGCTTGGGGATGCAAACTCCATCCTTCAACTTCCAAAGCAGTGATTCCGATTCTAGacatatcaatccatcactcTTCCAACCTAGTGGTAGTTACTCGATGTCAAGATCTACCTCCGGAGCGAGCGATTTCGGTCCTGAGACCACTCGACTTGTCACTCCTGGATTCGACTATAGGTCAGATCGATTATCACCTGCCGAAAATGAGTTACGAAAAGTATCGGACTCACTAGGTGATTACAACCCTTCTAATCCATTGGGGGGGAGGAGATTATGGTCTTCGTCGACCTCATCGACTTTTACTCCTTCCTTCGATCTGCAACCGCACTCGATCAATTTGGGACCTCACCCCCAACCGCCACCTGACAgtatcttctttggtggatCGAGAGCTAATTACTCGAATGATCATTTCACCATGTCCGCCGAAAGGGGTGGAGAGTCAAAACCGGATCTTTTCGCTTTGGGTTTCGGTAATGGTAACTCCCACGATGCAGATACTGAATATGAAAGGGAACgacaaaatcaaatcatgaCGAATAAAAAGCTTTTGGAAGATGTGGGGCTTGGTAACCCTTCTTCTGTAAGTAAATCCTATCTATGAGTCGGGCAACGAGCTTGTTAACTGACTTGTCAACCCCACAGTACTCCTTTCGATCTTCGAGGAACAGCAGTAGCAATGGGGGAGGACGTCCTCGAAAAGGTTCTACTCCCATGAGGCAACGTCTCCGACTGGACGGACCTGGTGAGTATACTAGTGAGCATGGTCCATTTTCTCAGGATGAGTACGGCTGACAAAGTCTTGACGCGTACACAGTGCGAGCTTCACCCAGGATCAAGGAGATGGGACGAAGTATCTCGTACGCCAAcctggatgatgatgaacgacATGCTGCtgcaagtgatgatgaggatgagtatgATTCTGATGCTGctcgaggagaagaagatgagttcAGACCTAGCAAGAGATCAAAGGGCAGTAAAGGTGGATACAGAACTAAATCAGCCGCCTATAATGCACCTAAGGTGAGCTATAACTCGTTCGTTCCATCCAAGATCATGTAGTTAACAGTGGGAGTGTTATTTAGATGGTCGCCAAACCCCAACTTTCACTGTGGGGCTTGCTTCAAGTCTACGGCGatatccctttcctcttccccttgtTCTACTACACTCTCAACAATGATCTGACCATCAACTCCGACTCCGTACCTTTGATTGGATCTATTCCTTCAACTTGCACTCCACTCGAAAAGGCTGATACCCTTCGGGGCTTCTTCCATCGCGGACGAAGAGTGTTGGCTCAACTCGATGCGTTCACGGCGAGGTGTGATAGGAAGTACGAAGGACCCGATGAACGGTGGCCGGAACTCGATTATCATACTCGGATCGCAATAAGAGACGTTAGAAGGAAAGTGGTTGAGAGGTGTGAGAATTATAAATATACCAGAAGAGATATTCTCGATAAGTGAGTTGTGAAAATGTAAGAATTGTACCGACTGTCAACTGACAGTTGATCTGCTTGTCAGGTGTCTTGGCAAAAATAAATGGCCACCTATCGATGAAGGTATTCTCGAATGGCAAGTCGGAATGAATACCAATGATCCTGCTGGTGATTTGGTCAATGTTACTTTGACATTGCCTACTCCACCACCGGAAGTCTACAACCAACAAATGCGATATGGTAATATCTATTCGTCTTCGTCTAGTAGCGgcagatcgatcaaaccttTCCCTCGATCCAGAGTCGGTTCTTCCGTACCTCGTACCATCAGTATCAACATGGGTGAACCTGAAGATTCTtattcttcccatcctcaaACTTCCACTGGATATCCTACTGGACATAGTGGATTATCGATCTATCCTCCTCCCCTGACCTCCAACGGCGGGATGTATACCTCTTCAGCTATCATGCCTCCTCCGCCGATGTATGGCGAAGACGAGGTGCCCATGTCGGTCCAAATGCCCTCCTCAGCCCCTGCCCCTGCCCCTGCCCCTGCTACTGGACCAGGCGGTATGAACATGGGTATCAATACTGCTCCTCCACCCCTCACTTCGAGCGTTCCTTCGTCTACTGCTGGATGGTCTGCGGAGAACGATCATACCCTGGGACAAAGAGGTGTCAAGAGATCGAGAAGTCATGAAGATCGACAAGAGGGTGtcagggatgatgatgctcaaTCGtttgagagtgaagaagacgGTCATCGATAGAGTCATTACAAATTCAGATTgtgtagaagaaggattcTGGATTCGGAAACAGGCTCGTACTCAACATTGTGATTTTTCTCCCGACCTCTGTGGTCATACCGTATACCCCTTTGCGTCACGATACCACACCTCACATCTCATAAACTGTGTTACATACAATTGGAGATTTCCTAACTCGAATCGCATCTTGTAATATAATCtttatctcatctttcatttTCGTGGTTGAATCTCGTTTATATAGTACAAGGACTGAGGACTTTTAGCTTCGAAGCAAATTCGACTTGACAGATAGTGTAGGATAATGTGATATAGTTTTGAAAGTTTCATTGAGGATATGAAGTTTATACAGTGTCAGTAGATAGGTTGAATAGATAAAGTCCGTTGGTCGAAAAGAACAAAATAATTTGTGTAGAAGATAAATCCAACATCTACCATGCATATAGTATGTGATTAGTACTTTCAACGAGTTCGATAACGAGTTACGAGCCGAGGCGAGAGTAAACACTGAAAAGTACTACGAGTGAGCTACGGTACAACTGGACTTATTCACTTGATGAAGGGGAAACCATGTCAAGGGACAGTacaatgataatgattatTTCATACGTTCCAAATATGCTCACTTGATGGTATTGTAGatatcccatcccatccttgACTCATCTATGTTTAGCGCCAATAGACTCGCCATATGGGAATACCATCCCCCGACCGACTAAAGTCAGGTGGTCCGCATTCGCCTGAACAGGAAGGTTGATTATATTGCCCCCCTTTCCCCGTCCGGACGTCAATGGTTGGACGTTGGGCGTGAATAAAGGGGCGTAGGTGTGAGGGAGGGAGGGGATGGAGGTCAGTATGTGGTAGAGATAAAAGTAGCTTGTCTCACTCTGGCATAGGTAAGAGAGTTGACTTATCAATCGGAGTGGACATGGGAGACAGGCAGACTAACGGACTAAGAGATGTATCATG
This window harbors:
- a CDS encoding Fe-S cluster assembly protein DRE2, which translates into the protein MTAVNGFATASSSTTTSTQVVVGSMERIEEYQNVLTQLKNQGGNVQGEMVDRILDNATTLPSPPLTIHLILPLPIPSNLLSSIPPSTQLFIHIPSTHTESDLTSLHSSLASKSFTPLLPTPSSSIIAYTSPSSSSLPTPTSVPAPFSIGAAGGARPLTLKRSGDKARKAALWALDSPLLEDGGKSLLTPEDKQRPECIFPESDGKKVKRRRACKDCTCGLKELEDEEEAQTQNAIREAQKSFFLEGDDDIPDILKTATIGVEGVWPTEKRAEAKKTSSCGSCYLGDAFRCSSCPYLGLPPFKPGEQVKLSIADDF